The genomic segment CCCCGATCGAATCCGCCGCCGCCCAAGTGCCCTCCACCGCCCCCGCCCAGAAAACGCTCTTCGAATGACGCCGCACTCCGCCGATCGCGACCCCATCAGCGATCGCTGCTCACGCAGCGACGAGCGGCCGCAGTTCGTCGCGGTCGATGGCCGGCTGCCCGAGCGACGCGAGCAGCGCGAAGAGTTTGTCCGCGTCGAACCGCGCAGGATCCGTGATCTCGACGCCAATCGGCCGCCCGTCGGCGGCCCGATCAACGAGCAGGACGTCGTCGATCCGGTCGGTCCGCGCGGCCGTATCGCCCGCCAGTCGCGGCAAGTGAAGGTACGCCGCAATCGGCCGACCGTGTCGATACGTCACTTTCAAAAACACGCGCTTCACGGGTTCACCCGATATGCGGTGATCACGACGATCACCCGGTCTCGTTCATCCGGCTCGACGATCACTTCCCACGAATCGCCGTGGTGTACGGTAGCCACAATCCACCGGCCGTTGGTCGCCGTGGGCCGGATATCTTCCGCCGCCTGGCGCATCAGCCGCAGATCGACTTCCGTGAAACCTCTGTGAATCATCCGCTCCTCGACGTGCGGACTCAACTCCAGCTCAAAGTTCCACCAGTCGGGTGCATTTTCCAGCGTCATTTCGGCACCTACTTGGCGGCTGCGAGTTCCGCA from the Planctomycetota bacterium genome contains:
- a CDS encoding DUF4258 domain-containing protein, which codes for MTLENAPDWWNFELELSPHVEERMIHRGFTEVDLRLMRQAAEDIRPTATNGRWIVATVHHGDSWEVIVEPDERDRVIVVITAYRVNP